ACCTTGACGCCCTTGGGGACGTAGATGAACGAGCCGCCCGACCACACGGCGGTGTTCAGCGACGCGAACTTGTTGTCGCCGACCGGGATGACCGTTCCGAAGTACTCCTGGAAGAGCTCGGGGTGCTCCTTCAGCGCGGTGTCCGTGTCGAGGAAGATGACGCCCTGCTCCTCCAGGTCCTCGCGGATCTGGTGGTAGACGACCTCGGACTCGTACTGGGCCGCGACACCGGCGACGAGGCGCTGCTTCTCCGCCTCGGGGATGCCGAGCTTGTCGTACGTGTTCTTGATGTCCTCGGGCAGGTCCTCCCAGGAAGCGGCCTGCTTCTCGGTCGAACGCACGAAGTACTTGATGTTGTCGAAGTCGATGCCGGAGAGGTCCGAGCCCCAGTTCGGCATGGGCTTCTTGCCGAACAGCTTCAGGCCCTTCAGCCGGAGGTTCAGCATCCACTCCGGCTCGGACTTCTTGGCCGAGATGTCGCGGACGACATCCTCGGACAGACCCCGCTTGGCGGTGGCGCCCGCCGCGTCGGAGTCGGCCCAGCCGTATTCGTAGGTGCCCAGGCCATCGAGCTCAGGGTGAGCAGTCTCCGTGGTCATGCGGGGTTCCTCCCGGCCGTACTTGCAGATACTGATGTGTCGGTCTGTGCGGCGCCCTTGGCGCCGGTGCCCGCGCTGCGCGGAATGAACGTCGTGCACACCCCGTCGCCGTGGGCGATCGTGGCGAGTCGCTGCACATGTGTCCCGAGCAGGCGGGAGAAGACCTCGGTCTCCGCCTCGCAGAGCTGCGGGAACTGCTCGGCCACGTGGGCGACCGGGCAGTGGTGCTGGCAGAGCTGTTCACCGCTGTGCGGACCGGGAGCACTCTTCGCCGTGGCAGCGTACCCGTCCGCGGTCAACGCCTTGGCCAGAGCCTCGGTCCGTTCCGCGGGAGCGGCCGCCTCGACGGATTCCCGGTAGGTCTCCGCCTGTGCGGCCAGTCGTGCGCGGGCGAACGCGGCGACCGCCGCCTCGCCCTGCTCGCCCCCGCCGGCGGACTGCGCGATCCAGCGCAGGGCCTCGACGGCGAGCGAGTCGTAGGACTGGTCGAACGCGTCGCGGCCGCAGTCGGTGAGCGCGAACACCTTGGCCGGCCGACCCCGCGTACGTGCGCCGTACACACGCTGCTCGCGGGGTGCGATCACGTCGTCGGCGACGAGTGCGTCGAGGTGACGACGGACGGCGGCCTGGGTGAGGCCGAGACGCTTGGCGAGGTCGGCGACGGTGGACGGACCGTGGTCCAGGATGGAGCGCGCGACCCGGTTGCGGGTGGACCGCTCCCCGGTCACGAGTTCCCCCTGGGGGGTCTCGATCATCCGTTCGCCGTATTTCACAACGCCATTGTTGCGTAATTAACCGAGCATCGACAAGCCGTGACCGGGGCCACCCCGGGTGGCCTCCATCACTAAGGGTTACCTAATTTGTCGACGCAGAGTTATTCGGAGGCCTGCATTCCACACTCTCGGACAGTGCCTCGGGAGCACCGGGCGACGGCCCCCACCAGCAATCCCCCGCCCGAGAGGGCCCCGGGACGGAAAACGCCGGGATCCGGAAAAGTTCACGGAAACCGACTGGGCCATCCAGGGCCACGGGGCCGAAAAGAGCCGTGATCGCGACGCGGTGTTCGAATCCGGGAGCCGGGAAATCCGCGCCGGCGGCCCTGGAACGGGGATTTCGACCACGTCGCGGCGCGCCGAGAAATCATGGACGGCCATGCCCGTGGCCCCGCCGCCCCCGGCACCGAGGACCCCCCTCGGCCCTCCGTAGACTCACCCGCATGAGCAACGACCCCGCCGTGGAGATCCGCGGACTGGTGAAGCGGTACCGCCCCCACCCCCACCGACCGGCCGTGGACGGACTGGACCTCACCGTCCGCACGGCGTCGGTCACCGCGGTACTGGGTCCCAACGGCGCGGGCAAGACCACCACCGTGGAGACCTGCGAGGGCTACCGGCGCCCCGACGCGGGCACCGTCCGCGTCCTCGGCCTCGACCCGATCACCCAGGCCGGGGCCCTGCGCCCGCGGATCGGCGTCATGCTCCAGTCCGGCGG
This region of Streptomyces sp. NBC_00513 genomic DNA includes:
- a CDS encoding helix-turn-helix transcriptional regulator, whose protein sequence is MKYGERMIETPQGELVTGERSTRNRVARSILDHGPSTVADLAKRLGLTQAAVRRHLDALVADDVIAPREQRVYGARTRGRPAKVFALTDCGRDAFDQSYDSLAVEALRWIAQSAGGGEQGEAAVAAFARARLAAQAETYRESVEAAAPAERTEALAKALTADGYAATAKSAPGPHSGEQLCQHHCPVAHVAEQFPQLCEAETEVFSRLLGTHVQRLATIAHGDGVCTTFIPRSAGTGAKGAAQTDTSVSASTAGRNPA